The following are encoded together in the Sulfuricurvum sp. genome:
- a CDS encoding MutS family DNA mismatch repair protein gives MPNDISIDSILNDNKVLVTEMYFNLQKYFEEKYGNDTIVIMELGTFFEVYEVDNDEMQLGKAKLVSELLNIQLTRKSKLILENDVKNPLMAGVPAVSFDRYLARLVSEDKYTIVIIRQKGTPPKISRYLDRIISPGTNFDFINDNESNYTTSLLVDENNGIYLIGYSAIDITTGKTLLYEAQGNLDDKTLAFDEVFSLMHANKTKEVIITFAHKDIKQEEVLTYLEIDAHYTYVINTNRQKIAYQNELFNSVYKPESLLTPIEFLDLEFMPLVSESLAVLIDFIIDHDINIIQKLSHPMIVDNRSIMLLGNNAIEQLQIISKDPDEMTVYKLINNTATSMGKRLLRDRLLHPQINKEEISRRYKLSEKITEQHKILYSKLNKIYDIERLSRRLALIKLHPCELNYLHDSLVAIHEMHTIIEQLQVSTNQYEHTKILEFISDIQKTFDLDKTAQFNYNQIDDNIINEGISPEIDEYIAQNNKLIDDLELIADVFREALSNELGKDVAQTFVKVEQTDKTGFYIDITKSRFMIIADQIKDKNIVIEGHRIFFDEFYYRTQTNNVKITSPIIDEISTKYLSNQSKIVSLTKKLYREYLGIFDRKYTRMLTTLSDFIGDLDVAVSNVITAKKYNYVKPKIVDAEEGKNFLEIIGLRHPLIEVQEEHGVFVPNDIIMGDPSLIDNSYRDNLLSTAARGEEVKGILLYGINSSGKSSLMKSIGITVIMAQAGLYVPAEKMKFSLFESVFTRIVSKDNLIKGMSTFAVEMTELRNIFNRINAKSLVIGDELSHGTETLSGVALVASALMKLNRLDCLHIFATHLHQLTELKQINEIASLISMHLSVSYDSQNDCLIYNRTLQPGNGSTVYGLEFAKSLHMDNDFIRDAEEIRKQLANEYSSLELLSKKQQSNYNKNVYMSTCIICGEEATETHHIQEQNSADNEGFIGHVPMNHRYNLIPLCQEHHKMVHQGKIIELKFVTTSKGIQLNYENSY, from the coding sequence ATGCCAAATGATATATCCATAGACAGTATTTTGAATGATAACAAGGTACTCGTTACTGAAATGTATTTCAACCTCCAAAAATATTTTGAGGAGAAATACGGAAATGATACTATCGTTATCATGGAACTTGGCACTTTTTTCGAGGTGTATGAAGTCGATAATGATGAAATGCAACTCGGAAAAGCCAAACTCGTTTCTGAACTGCTCAATATACAGCTTACCAGAAAATCAAAACTAATTTTAGAAAATGATGTAAAAAACCCTTTAATGGCTGGAGTGCCAGCGGTTTCATTTGACCGATACCTTGCTAGACTCGTCAGTGAAGATAAATATACAATTGTTATTATCAGACAAAAAGGAACTCCTCCAAAAATTTCACGCTATCTAGATAGAATTATTTCTCCTGGAACTAATTTTGATTTTATCAATGATAATGAATCAAATTACACTACATCTTTGTTAGTTGATGAAAACAATGGAATTTATCTCATTGGATACTCAGCAATTGATATAACTACTGGCAAAACTCTTCTGTATGAAGCACAAGGTAATTTAGACGATAAAACACTTGCTTTTGATGAAGTATTTAGCCTTATGCATGCAAATAAAACGAAAGAAGTTATTATCACTTTCGCCCACAAAGATATCAAACAAGAAGAGGTATTAACATACCTTGAAATTGATGCACATTACACTTATGTAATCAATACCAATCGTCAAAAAATTGCATACCAGAATGAACTTTTCAATAGTGTTTATAAGCCTGAATCACTTTTGACTCCAATAGAATTTCTTGATTTGGAATTCATGCCATTGGTATCAGAATCACTTGCGGTCTTAATAGATTTCATAATTGACCATGATATTAATATTATTCAAAAACTTTCGCATCCGATGATTGTTGATAATAGGTCGATAATGCTGTTGGGGAACAATGCAATTGAACAATTGCAGATTATTTCTAAAGACCCAGATGAAATGACAGTTTATAAACTGATTAACAATACAGCTACTTCGATGGGAAAACGGCTATTACGAGATAGACTTTTACACCCTCAGATTAACAAAGAAGAAATCAGTCGCCGTTATAAACTCTCAGAAAAAATAACGGAACAGCATAAGATACTTTATTCAAAACTCAATAAGATATACGATATCGAACGATTGAGTAGAAGACTAGCATTGATTAAGTTGCATCCGTGCGAACTAAATTACCTCCACGATTCCCTTGTTGCAATTCATGAAATGCATACTATTATCGAGCAACTTCAAGTTTCTACAAATCAATATGAACACACAAAAATTTTAGAATTTATTTCCGACATTCAAAAAACATTTGACTTGGATAAAACAGCTCAGTTCAACTATAACCAGATTGATGACAATATTATCAATGAAGGAATTAGTCCAGAGATTGATGAGTATATTGCACAAAATAATAAACTAATTGATGACCTTGAATTAATAGCTGATGTCTTCCGTGAAGCATTATCAAATGAGTTGGGCAAAGACGTTGCGCAAACGTTTGTAAAGGTAGAACAGACAGATAAAACAGGTTTTTATATAGATATTACTAAATCTCGTTTTATGATTATTGCTGACCAGATTAAAGATAAGAATATCGTGATTGAAGGGCATAGGATATTTTTTGATGAGTTTTATTATAGAACCCAGACTAATAATGTCAAAATTACTAGTCCTATAATTGATGAAATTTCAACAAAATATTTAAGTAATCAAAGCAAAATTGTTTCACTGACTAAAAAGCTTTATCGAGAGTATCTTGGTATTTTTGACCGAAAATATACTCGTATGCTTACAACGCTCAGTGATTTTATTGGCGATTTAGATGTAGCTGTTTCGAATGTGATAACTGCAAAAAAATATAATTATGTCAAACCAAAAATTGTTGATGCAGAGGAAGGGAAAAACTTCTTAGAAATTATTGGTCTTCGGCATCCATTGATTGAAGTTCAGGAAGAACATGGTGTCTTTGTTCCAAATGACATTATCATGGGTGACCCAAGCCTTATTGATAATTCATACAGAGACAATTTACTTTCTACTGCAGCACGAGGAGAAGAAGTAAAGGGAATACTGCTTTACGGTATCAATTCAAGTGGTAAATCATCATTAATGAAAAGTATTGGTATTACAGTTATTATGGCTCAAGCTGGATTATATGTTCCAGCAGAGAAAATGAAATTTTCACTTTTTGAAAGTGTTTTTACTCGAATTGTAAGCAAGGACAATCTCATTAAAGGTATGTCTACATTTGCGGTGGAAATGACAGAACTAAGAAATATTTTTAATAGAATCAATGCTAAATCACTTGTAATAGGGGATGAACTAAGTCATGGCACAGAAACGTTAAGTGGTGTCGCATTGGTTGCAAGTGCTCTTATGAAGCTGAATCGATTGGATTGTCTTCATATATTTGCAACGCATTTACATCAATTAACCGAGCTAAAACAAATTAACGAAATTGCTTCACTTATAAGTATGCACTTATCAGTTTCATATGATTCACAAAATGACTGTTTAATTTATAACCGAACTTTACAGCCTGGGAATGGAAGCACTGTTTATGGGCTTGAATTTGCTAAATCTTTACATATGGACAATGATTTTATCCGTGATGCAGAAGAAATTAGAAAACAACTTGCTAATGAATATTCATCGTTAGAATTGCTATCTAAGAAACAACAGAGTAACTACAATAAAAATGTTTATATGAGCACTTGTATTATTTGTGGTGAAGAAGCTACTGAGACACATCATATTCAAGAACAGAATAGTGCTGATAATGAAGGCTTTATTGGTCATGTCCCTATGAATCACAGATACAATCTCATTCCTCTTTGCCAAGAACATCATAAGATGGTTCATCAGGGTAAGATTATTGAACTCAAATTTGTAACAACGTCTAAAGGCATTCAATTGAATTATGAGAACTCATATTGA